One Helicobacter cetorum MIT 00-7128 DNA window includes the following coding sequences:
- a CDS encoding cation:proton antiporter: MNAEFLVFAIITLLIVIAPYVASMLRLPISVVEIIFGAIGSYIGLVKHTKGFEMMSEIGFLFLMFLCGLEVEIYLFKKLGTSLLKRILSYFLIVYTLSFLITWSFKLEPIFIVIFPIISLGMIMTLVKDYDKEVAWLDLVLKVGVIGELLSIICLVVVDGAYSHDLGMDLYKDLGILLAFLLLIVIAFQVCKTLFWWFPNLRLFVMPKNNQFNQDMRFSLMLFFSLVAIVVWLKIEMVLGAFLAGLIVSTFFAHKSELFHKLNDIGFGFFVPLFFIHVGSTLDLGLVFSKPYLILQGILIVLVMIGSHLITSMLVWKNYFANTTYTLSFALGASMPLTFLVTTAAVGLRAQAISQNTYYALLISAILEGILFTIIIKMLNKK; this comes from the coding sequence ATGAATGCAGAATTTTTAGTTTTTGCCATTATTACCCTTTTAATTGTGATAGCGCCCTATGTGGCGAGTATGTTGCGCTTGCCTATAAGCGTTGTAGAAATTATATTTGGGGCTATTGGCTCATATATAGGTTTAGTTAAGCATACTAAGGGCTTTGAGATGATGTCAGAAATTGGATTTTTATTTTTGATGTTTTTGTGTGGGTTAGAAGTAGAAATTTATTTATTCAAAAAGCTTGGAACATCACTCTTAAAGCGCATTTTATCGTATTTTTTAATTGTCTATACGCTTTCATTTTTAATCACTTGGAGCTTTAAATTAGAGCCTATTTTTATTGTGATTTTCCCCATTATTAGTTTGGGTATGATTATGACTCTAGTAAAAGACTATGATAAAGAAGTAGCATGGCTTGATTTGGTGTTAAAAGTTGGTGTTATAGGGGAATTACTAAGCATTATTTGTTTGGTGGTTGTAGATGGAGCTTATTCACATGACTTGGGTATGGATTTATATAAAGACTTGGGGATTCTTTTAGCATTTTTATTGCTTATTGTCATTGCCTTTCAAGTGTGTAAAACACTTTTTTGGTGGTTTCCTAATTTAAGGCTTTTTGTTATGCCTAAAAACAATCAGTTTAACCAAGATATGCGTTTTTCTTTAATGCTGTTTTTCTCATTGGTGGCTATTGTGGTATGGCTTAAAATTGAAATGGTTTTGGGAGCATTTTTAGCAGGACTTATTGTTTCTACTTTTTTTGCCCATAAGTCTGAGTTGTTTCATAAGCTTAATGATATAGGTTTTGGTTTTTTTGTGCCTTTGTTTTTTATTCATGTGGGTTCAACCTTAGACTTAGGGCTTGTATTTTCAAAGCCTTATTTGATTCTTCAAGGAATTTTAATTGTATTAGTAATGATAGGTTCGCACTTAATTACCTCTATGCTAGTATGGAAGAATTATTTTGCAAATACTACTTACACGCTTTCATTCGCACTAGGAGCGTCTATGCCTCTAACCTTTCTAGTAACCACAGCTGCAGTGGGTTTAAGAGCGCAAGCTATTTCACAAAATACTTATTATGCGTTATTAATCTCAGCTATCCTTGAGGGGATATTATTTACTATCATTATTAAAATGCTTAATAAGAAATAA
- the purN gene encoding phosphoribosylglycinamide formyltransferase: MKSLVVLFSNNGSNLEALANNLHNQYFKDAYNNRIKVQISMCISNNAKAYGLKRCKALGLPYQVLEHNYFASRLDYEKALLKLLEPYACDLVILAGFMRILSEYFLQAKTCLNIHPSLLPLYKGLHALERSFKGAECYAGVSVHYVSKELDSGKIILQESFEKSAFQTLESFKTKVHAIEHRVYTQAVLKVLGLH, from the coding sequence ATGAAATCCCTTGTAGTGTTGTTTAGCAATAATGGGAGCAATTTAGAGGCTTTAGCCAATAACCTACACAACCAATATTTCAAAGACGCCTATAATAATCGTATCAAGGTGCAAATTAGCATGTGTATAAGTAATAATGCTAAGGCATATGGTTTAAAGCGTTGCAAGGCTTTAGGATTGCCTTATCAAGTATTAGAGCATAATTATTTTGCCTCACGCTTAGATTACGAAAAGGCGCTTTTAAAACTCCTAGAGCCTTATGCTTGTGATTTGGTTATTCTAGCTGGGTTTATGCGCATATTAAGTGAATATTTTTTGCAAGCAAAAACTTGTTTGAATATTCACCCCTCGCTTTTGCCTCTCTATAAAGGATTGCATGCTTTAGAGCGTAGTTTTAAGGGGGCTGAATGCTATGCAGGTGTGAGTGTGCATTATGTGAGTAAAGAGCTAGATAGTGGAAAAATTATCTTGCAAGAGAGCTTTGAAAAAAGCGCTTTTCAAACTTTAGAGAGCTTTAAAACAAAAGTGCATGCTATAGAGCATAGAGTTTATACTCAAGCAGTGTTAAAGGTTTTAGGATTACATTGA
- a CDS encoding MATE family efflux transporter, whose translation MLKAKIDLHKDSIRKLFFYYFIPLAFSMISLSTYSMIDGMFVGKKLGKEAIAAVNIAWPIFPSLVAYELLFGFGAASIVGYFLGRGKTHRAKLVFSSVFYFVALSTFILSMALLPFSETIARLFGSNDALLAMSSRYIEIILMGAVFMVLHPLADVFVVNDKRPILAMVAMLIGSLTNVFFNYLFIFVLEVGVQGSAYATIIGHGVGFLVLMQHFLFKKGQLSFIKRFSFPAVISSAKSGVPQSTAELSFALMILIFNATIMHTAGERFLSMYGIIMYNAIIFWTTLFSISQGIQPIASFSYGARNLERVKGVFLFGLKVAFLVGVVLYGIYYFLDEFLIKMYLQANEQDLDFIQETKQAMNVYYLGYIFLGMSILCAVFFQSIQCTRSSFIITLSHTLIFIVVLLPLMSHFYGIKGIWATYPIAQFLAFLSAMGVTYYEIKKGVFTTYREQSLINGAKK comes from the coding sequence ATGCTTAAAGCAAAAATTGACTTACACAAAGATTCTATTAGAAAATTGTTTTTTTATTATTTCATTCCCTTAGCTTTTTCTATGATTTCTCTATCTACTTATTCTATGATAGATGGCATGTTTGTGGGTAAGAAATTAGGCAAAGAGGCGATTGCTGCGGTTAATATTGCATGGCCAATTTTTCCCTCTTTGGTAGCGTATGAATTGCTCTTTGGTTTTGGAGCAGCAAGCATTGTGGGGTATTTTTTAGGTAGGGGTAAAACACATAGAGCTAAGCTTGTTTTTAGTAGTGTGTTTTATTTTGTTGCGCTTAGCACCTTTATTTTAAGCATGGCATTACTCCCCTTTAGTGAGACTATCGCACGACTTTTTGGGAGTAATGATGCTTTGTTGGCAATGTCTTCACGCTATATTGAAATCATTCTAATGGGGGCTGTTTTTATGGTGTTGCACCCTTTAGCTGATGTGTTTGTTGTAAATGATAAGCGCCCTATTTTAGCTATGGTAGCTATGCTTATAGGCTCGCTTACTAATGTATTTTTTAACTACTTATTTATCTTTGTCTTAGAAGTGGGGGTTCAAGGTAGCGCTTATGCTACCATTATAGGGCATGGAGTGGGCTTTTTAGTCTTAATGCAACATTTCTTGTTTAAAAAAGGGCAATTAAGTTTTATTAAGCGTTTTTCTTTTCCAGCTGTTATTTCTTCAGCTAAAAGTGGCGTGCCTCAAAGCACTGCAGAATTAAGCTTTGCGCTAATGATTTTAATCTTTAATGCTACTATTATGCATACTGCGGGCGAGCGGTTTTTAAGCATGTATGGCATTATTATGTATAATGCGATTATTTTTTGGACAACCCTTTTTTCTATCTCACAAGGCATTCAACCTATTGCAAGTTTTAGCTATGGGGCAAGGAATTTAGAGCGTGTGAAAGGAGTCTTTCTTTTTGGATTGAAAGTAGCGTTTTTGGTGGGGGTTGTGCTTTATGGGATTTATTATTTCTTAGATGAATTTTTAATCAAAATGTATTTACAAGCCAATGAGCAAGATTTAGACTTTATCCAAGAGACCAAACAAGCGATGAATGTCTATTATTTAGGCTATATCTTTTTGGGTATGAGTATTTTGTGTGCGGTATTTTTCCAATCAATCCAATGCACTAGAAGTTCGTTTATTATCACGCTTTCACATACGCTTATATTTATTGTTGTTTTATTGCCATTAATGAGCCATTTTTATGGTATCAAGGGGATTTGGGCAACTTATCCTATCGCACAATTTTTAGCATTTTTAAGCGCAATGGGCGTAACTTATTATGAAATCAAAAAAGGGGTTTTTACCACTTATAGGGAACAAAGCCTCATCAATGGCGCTAAAAAATGA
- a CDS encoding carbonic anhydrase family protein, with protein sequence MNQKFCSVVALTLLSVSALFGDAKWDYKKDGARGAENWDKLHKNFEVCGNGKSQSPINIEHYYQTEDKGNLKFHYGVSKPSKVAYTNHTLKIGFNSHTNNIKYRNHTYILDNVHFHTPMEFLINGKTQPLSAHFVHKDEQGRLLVVAIGFQVGHENAFLKPILEVAKTKNIKKAKPIALYAFLEKQISYFHFNGSLTAPPCTEGVAWFVIEHPLELSSSQLAEIKKHMKDSPNQRPTQPDYNTVIIRSSTQTR encoded by the coding sequence ATGAATCAAAAATTTTGTTCAGTAGTTGCCTTGACTCTTCTAAGTGTTTCTGCGCTCTTTGGCGATGCCAAATGGGATTATAAAAAAGATGGCGCTAGAGGTGCTGAAAACTGGGATAAATTGCATAAAAATTTTGAAGTTTGCGGAAATGGAAAAAGCCAATCTCCTATCAATATTGAGCATTATTATCAAACTGAAGATAAGGGTAATTTGAAGTTCCACTATGGTGTTTCTAAGCCCTCCAAAGTAGCTTATACTAACCACACTTTAAAAATAGGCTTTAACTCACATACAAACAATATAAAATATCGTAATCACACTTATATATTAGACAATGTGCATTTTCATACACCTATGGAATTTCTTATCAATGGCAAAACGCAACCCTTAAGTGCGCATTTTGTGCATAAAGATGAGCAAGGGCGCTTGTTAGTAGTAGCGATTGGTTTTCAAGTGGGGCATGAAAACGCTTTCTTAAAACCAATCTTAGAAGTAGCTAAAACTAAAAACATCAAAAAAGCCAAACCAATTGCCCTTTATGCGTTCTTAGAAAAGCAAATTAGCTACTTTCATTTCAATGGTTCTTTGACTGCACCCCCTTGCACTGAAGGTGTAGCATGGTTTGTTATAGAGCATCCTTTAGAGCTTTCTAGCTCACAGCTTGCTGAGATTAAAAAACACATGAAAGATTCACCCAACCAACGCCCTACTCAACCTGACTATAACACCGTGATTATTAGAAGTTCTACCCAAACTCGCTAA
- a CDS encoding restriction endonuclease subunit S: protein MIFYYPPLKEQQKIGNFFKTLDSLIDKHTKKLNKLKDLKKHFLEKML from the coding sequence TTGATATTTTATTACCCCCCCTTAAAAGAGCAACAAAAAATAGGCAACTTTTTTAAAACCTTAGACAGCCTTATAGACAAGCACACTAAAAAATTAAACAAGCTAAAAGATTTAAAAAAGCACTTTTTAGAAAAAATGTTATAG
- a CDS encoding restriction endonuclease S subunit, giving the protein MFFILTAGDSFILGYVNDTKGIKKVTPNNEVIIFDDFTTSCHLVNFDFKIQSSAMKILTPRYNDNIIVLLYILKGLNFKPFSHKRHYITDFQNFDILLPPLKRATKNRQLF; this is encoded by the coding sequence GTGTTTTTCATTTTAACAGCTGGAGATAGCTTTATCTTAGGATATGTTAATGATACAAAAGGAATTAAAAAGGTTACACCAAATAACGAAGTGATTATTTTTGATGATTTTACAACAAGTTGTCATTTGGTTAATTTTGATTTTAAAATACAAAGTTCAGCTATGAAGATTTTAACGCCTAGATATAACGATAATATTATTGTGTTGCTATATATCTTAAAAGGTTTGAATTTTAAACCTTTTAGTCATAAAAGACACTACATTACAGATTTTCAAAATTTTGATATTTTATTACCCCCCCTTAAAAGAGCAACAAAAAATAGGCAACTTTTTTAA